In Candidatus Zixiibacteriota bacterium, the sequence AAGCTGGAGTCCGCGCCCGCTCATCGACGCATTCTGTTCCAGACTCTGTATCAGACCTCGAAAATCGCCTGGCGGTTGAATCGAAGGGCCGGCGTTACGCTGTTTGCTTCCGTACGCCGTCGTGCCGGGCTCGGTACGGTCCGTATGTTCGTCTCCGGCGGTGCGGCGCTTCCGCCTCAAATCGCCGAATTCTTCAACCTGATCGGCTTCACCTTCCTGCAGGGTTACGGCATGACGGAGTGCTCTCCCGTCATCTCCGTGAACCGCCCCGAAGACATCGAATTCGGCTCCGTCGGCCCGCCGCTTCGCGATGTTGAGGTGCGCATCAACCAGCCCGATGCCTCCGGAGTCGGTGAGATAATCGTCCGCGGTCCCAACACCACGCCGGGCTACAAAGACAATCCCGAAGCCACCGCAGCGTTGCTCCGTGACGGCTGGCTTTTCACCGGCGATCTCGGTCGAATCGACGCTCGTGGGCATCTATGGATTACCGGCCGGGCCAAAAACGTCATCATATCGGCCGCCGGCAAAAACATCTATCCCGAAGAACTCGAAGAACGCCTCGTGTTGACGCCGTCCATCGTCGAGGCGGTTGTCTTCGGACGCAAAAAGTCCGGCAAGCAGGGCGAGGAAGTGCGCGCCGTCGTTGTGCCGGACATGGAATACTTCACCACCGTACACGGCGTCAACGCCGATTCTCCAGATCATGAGAAAATCCGCGGCATCATCGATGCCGACATCAGCCGGGTGAACAGCCAGGTCGCCGACTACAAACGCATTTCAGGCTATGAAATCCAGTTCGAAGAACTGCAGAAGACATCTACGAAAAAAATCAAACGTTTCCTGTATCACTGAGCGGCGGACAACCGATGACCCGGACCTCGGAACTCGAATTCAAAAACAGCACGGCCGACGGAATCACCGCAGTCGCAGCAACCATCCGGCAGGCTGTCGGCATACTGGGAGAGTGACATCATGCCCGTTCAGGCACTCAAGCGCAACGGCAACGCCATCGATCTCCTCGATCAGACCCGACTCCCCGCCGAGCTTGTTTACCGGCACATCGAGGACTACCGCGATGTTATCACCGCCATCAAACGCCTTGAAGTGCGGGGCGCGCCGGCTATCGGCATCGCCGCCGCATACGGGCTCGCGCTGGGCGTCCAGCAGGCCGCCGACGATTCCCCCGAGCGAATACAAAACATTGCCTCCGATATCAAAAACGCGCGCCCTACCGCCGTCAATCTCTCCTGG encodes:
- a CDS encoding AMP-binding protein yields the protein MHASTESHVAAADNLFAEIAAVAARDPDRLATVGFGGRGNRYTYHDVIARARSLADHLNGDTYRDREYIGLLSENRPEWSICYLAIVAAGKTVVPIDANLKPSEVAAIVAHARLECVIASARCDTLLDAVQNALTIIPLDQPASRVDESPHSYDETFAVLSADRQHESHEPGNNSDVAALIYTSGTTGTPKAVMLTHTNLVSNVKQAIASLHFSHEDVFLSVLPLHHTFEATCGFMAAMMVGATIVYARSLKSKDILEDIGANGVTVMCGVPLLYEKMYQSIQRKLESAPAHRRILFQTLYQTSKIAWRLNRRAGVTLFASVRRRAGLGTVRMFVSGGAALPPQIAEFFNLIGFTFLQGYGMTECSPVISVNRPEDIEFGSVGPPLRDVEVRINQPDASGVGEIIVRGPNTTPGYKDNPEATAALLRDGWLFTGDLGRIDARGHLWITGRAKNVIISAAGKNIYPEELEERLVLTPSIVEAVVFGRKKSGKQGEEVRAVVVPDMEYFTTVHGVNADSPDHEKIRGIIDADISRVNSQVADYKRISGYEIQFEELQKTSTKKIKRFLYH